CAGACCATCGACCGCTGTTAAAACGATCTCATCCGAAGTCTCAGCCCCATGCAGCACTACCTCATTGTCTGGAACTTCCCAACAGTGAAGGGGTCTTGGGAAGCCTGCCCTTCATTTGCTGGATACATCAATTCGGGAGGGCCCGGCGATCACTTCGAAGGTTTTGAACTGAAATACCGCGTTTGTGATCCAATCGGTGGAAAAGGAATGGCGATTGCGGTGGCTGCAGACATCGGCAAAGTGTGGGCCCATCTCGCACCTTGGATCGAAGGCTTTGGTATCCATTTCGATGTCACCCCGGTTGTGTCCGATGCAGAGTTCGCTGCCATGTGGCCTGGCGTGCAGGCATCTGCAGCGTCTGCCTGATCGTCTGAATAACATCCATTGGTTCACTGTTGAAGTCTGATGGCAACGATTGGAGACCAATCATGATTTTGAAGACAGTTGGAATTGCTTTTTCTGTGCTGTTGTGTTCAAGCCATGCTTTGGCAACACCACAGCCCATGATTGAGGAGCTTTTTACCGCAAGTCGAACTCCTGGCGGCCAGGTTGTTTCGTATCCAGAAGGCACCCCCGAAATGCGGGTGTATCGGATCACGATTCCTGTTGGTGCCAAAATTCCCTTGCACATTCATCCATCACCCGTGGTGGTTGTCGTTGAGAAGGGGCGTCTCAGCAACGTTCGCATCATTGATGGTGTTGAAGTCTCTGAAACCCTTGAGTCAGGTGAGGGTTTTCTGGAGGGCCATCCAGCAGAACCGCACTACGTCATCAATAGAGGTAAGAGGCCGGTTGTGAGCTTGGTCACCTTTGCGAGTGTCGAAGGCATGCCGAATCAAATTCAATTGAGGCCTTAGCCTTGGAGGAATCAGGGTTGTCTGGATAAGTTGTCGGATTATTCGCAGTTGATTAAAAGACAAGTACTGAACGTACTTGACTCGTTATTTCGATAATGATTAACATGGCGCTTCTCATTCACCAGTGCTCATCTAGCTTCTTATTGATAAAAGATTACTAAACCAAGTATGCAATAGTCTTTGGTGATCTGGATTGTATTAAAGTTAGAAATGATCAATACTGTGGTTTAATGATTCCTCCGGAGTTCTGTATATTTGAACTGATAGATCGATGTTTGCATGAATTAGCAATGTTAAATCGTTGTGAGATTCATAATGTCTGCTTATTTATGAATTCCCCGTCGTTACGCCGATTGGTAGCGAATGAGCCTGTTGCATTTTCTTGAGCTGTATATAACCAAGGAATGGAGACACCAACCTGGCTTTTTACAGTCGAGCTTGTCTATTCGGTTGTTGCCGTGATGGGCTTTGTCCAGCTTGCTGGTGTGTTATCTCGTCGCTCTAGGCGTGCCAAGTTTCGTAGGCGTAAGTCCTAATCGTTGACGCTAAGACGTTTGAATCCGTTTCTTTGGCGACGCTACAGAAAGATCTAATTCTCAATCATCAACTTTTAATTTCAACTTTTTTCTAAACACTCTTCTGATCAGGCGAGTATCCGGTATGCAGAAGCAGTAGCGATGCTAGAAATTGCCTGAAGAATTTGTAGATCTCTTGTTCTATTAAATGACCATTTGCCAAAGTATGGGTGATTATACTAAATCAACTTTATTGATTCATACTTACCATAATTCTTCTTCGCACTCTGTTTTTATCGTCAGATTTGAGGTTGCGTAAGCTACGCAGAGTAATGAATAGCCTTGCTCGATTTGATCATCATCCAAAAAGCTTTGATCGGATTGATCGACTGTACCTTCTAATATTTTTCCAACACATGAGCTACAAGCCCCAGCCCTGCATGAATATGCCATATCGAATCCCGCTTGTTCTGCAGCATCAAGGATATATTCATCATCCTGACATTCAAATATTTGCAATCCCTTTGGTGTGTGCATTGTGATCTTAAAAGCAGACATCATTAACTACAATCCACGTAATTATTGTTGCGCAATAATGATCTTGTGATAAGTATGCTACTCATTGCACGGTATTTTTATACGACTCTGAGTCGTATTCTTAATATTTAGCCGCCAAGACTAAGTGTATCGTTTGATGTATTATCTTGCTCTTTATTGGCGCTAGCTTGTATGAATTGGCCAGGCTTTCGGCTGGATCAAATTAATGTGTAAATAGATTAGAATTAGTTTTGACCATTTCAAATCCCATTTCGCATCACTTAGGTCCAATAAAGGGCTGGAGATACAAAAGACTGCACATAGCAGTCGCCTTGAGAAAGCAAGGCTGGTCATATACGAAAATAGCAGATTATTTATTTATGACACCCAAAACAATTATGCGAGATATAAAATGTCTTGCTATCCAGGCGCATTGCAGTAAAAAATACAAGTTTCACTCAAGGCTTGAGGCATGACTGAAACTCTGCCAAACACTTTTTAACTACAAAGAGTGATTCTCAAGTAATTGGGCGGTCAATCCGATCAATTCATATCCGTTATCTCACACGGTAATGACGTTGCACAAAGGAGGATGTAAAGAAATTCATCTGCAATTAAATGTATTTCTCAAGTCGACGCAATACAAACTAACTATTACTATTGGGAGTGCAGTGTTAATAGCTAAATGCAGTGACTTCCTAAAAAAAAGCGACCCAATTGATTGGGTCGCATACGATGAAAGATTGCAGATTGATTAGCTTGTTAAGCTTTCTTCAAATCAAAACCTAAATCAGGTTACTTCGAAGAGTGCGCTTTGAGTATCAGCCAGTGCTTTTCAGAGGAAACGCCTAGAAGTAGTTGTTCATGGCCTGAATCGATGCCCAAAGATAGTGACCAACCGTGTTGGCTCCCACCCCAAGTGCTGCGATGAAAGATCCAAAGAAAAAGAGTCGGTAATAGCCAGCACTGTTATCTGGTGCCCAAACGTCGGGATCCTGCATGTATTTACCCAAGTCCGATCTGATGCAGGATGCTTTGGCCAGTCAGCAGCTCAGTACCGAGGCCAATGATGAAACCCATCATTGCCAGACGGCCATTCCATTGTTCGGCAAAAGAGGAGAAACCAAATTTTGCGTCATCCATGATTTAGAAGCATTTTCAACAATGTAACGGATTATGTCGTATGCCTGCGATCTGCTGTGATATCCGATACCAAGAGGTTGAAAAATCTAATATTCACGGCACATGCTTTAGATCGCTAAAAATCATTGATCAGCTGGCATGAGACGTTAGATGCTTTTGTTCTACTCGGGTGTCCACAGCAACGAATACCAGGCAATCATCTCCCACCTGTATTTAATCTGTATCCGCGAGCTTTAAGCACATATGTAACGCTTGTTGCGAGCGTTTATCACTCTTACTAAGCCTGTGATCGACCATTGTTAAATGGTCGTTCTTAGACGGGATCGACAGGTCGCGAACACATCTCCCCCTGCTGGTGAATGTAGGGGTGGATGGGCCTGCAACGATGCAGATAGCTTTACAACAAACTTGATAACTCATTAATTTATAGGACAAATAGTTAATGATTTTGTGCTTTGGCTTGTATCTAAGTAAATTATAAATTTAATTTCTAATTCTAGGAAGCTGCTCCTTGTAAAGCAAACCTCAATTTTTATTTCTGCTGAATTCTGTGTGTTCTGATCTGTTGATACATTTGTAATGCTTAGGTTCAATAAATACCAATACTAGAAAAGAACCCCTTGCTGATAATAATTAGAACACAGATCGCCGTAAAGGCAATCAAATTTGCATTTACTAATCTGAAAACAATCGGACTTCGTTTGGCTTTGCGTCGATCTTCAATGCTTTGCTCTAGATTTTCCCAATATCCATAGACAACTACTTTTTGTGGGCTGAGATTCTTGTCAAATGAAATCGAATTATATCCATTTTTATCAATTTGACATTGTTGAAAATTGATCTTTTCTATCTCATTTAAAAATGTACCTGCAATCCAGGATGCATGCATTCTAATTCCTATCAAAACCCATATTGCAGCCGAGAATCCGATAATGACGTTTAGAAAGTCCATAAATTAAATATTTTTAAAATACTAGTTCCTTTGTCATTCAAAATCAGAATCTATGCTATTTATTTATTTGTCAAATGACACACTATTTCGCTCAATATCTACATCAAGTGCAATCAGAAGATACGCGTTTTTTGCTATCAAAACCGAGGCTGGAAAAGCGATATTTTGCAAGTGGTTTATTTATTCATTGAATAATCTCAAAGTAGGAATCAAGTAATTAATAAAACCAATTGCAAAAAGCAATGTAATTAGCCTAACCGCATCAGTATTGATCAGTAATTCTCAAACTGAACTCAAATCTAATTGGTTCTTTTTTTAAGGCTTAGATTCCGGTAAAGCTGTTATTTCATCTTTAGTATTTATCTTTGACTCAGCAGTCACTGGAGTATCTAAAGACTTCTTATTGTTAATGATCTTTTTCATAGTTGTGTTTTTTCTATAGTTGCAGATTGTGACTTTGCTCCGCCCTTTTTAGACTCTGATTCCTTTTCTGAATCGATACTATATTTAGATTTAGAAGTTTCTATTGTAGGATCAGCTTTTTTAGGCTGTGCAGCTTTTTTAGGTTTGAACTTCGAAGCGTCTAAATTCTTTTCTCCAAAAGTTTTGAAGCCTAGAAATATAAGACCTGCTGTAACAGGAATAGATGTGATTCCGCCTATAGCGATTTCGAAGCCGGTAAGTGCCATTGTTCTTTGTTGGATCATGGCAATTTACCATCTAGTATCGTTTCCAATGACAGAATTATATCGTCAAACATTTTGTATAAAATAACCAGTCTAACTGTATATATAGGCATTGTATCTTCTCGATCCTTCCTAAAAATTTTCCCACTTTGCCAGTTGTTTTAGTATAAAATAAGACTTTTCTATGTTCGCAACAGAAAGTGTAAGTGATATATATTCGCCTTTTATGATAAATATTGTCAGTCTCTCTCGCCTGGATGCGTAATCATAGGATATAGGTTGATGTGTAATTGTATGAAAAATCTTTCATCAAGTAAAAGATTAGATTTCGACTATTTAACTCAGAATTCTCGCGTAGAAACAATCTATCCTTTCAGTATTGATTCTCGAAGAGAGATATCTGAGAATTCATCTGCTGAACTAATTGAAAAATGTTATCGACAAATATTTTTTCATTCAATGAATTCCGACCGTGATCTCTTCCTTGAGTCGCAGTTTAAAAGCGGCAGTATTGAAATAAGAGATTTCATTAGAGGATTACTGCTATCAGATCGTTTTTATCGAGGTTATGTTGCCTGCAATAATAACGAACGACTTGTTGAACAGGTGATCGGTCGGGTTTTGGGGAGACCTATTTATAGCATTCGTGAAAGACTGTCTTGGTCTATTTTAATTGCAGATCGGGGATTTACTTATTTCGTAGATACCATTTTAGAGAGCAATGAGTACATGCAGAGATTTGGATACGATGAAGTGCCGAGACAAGTCAATAGAATTCTGCCTGGCAAAGAAATAGGAGAGATGCCTATCTATCAGAGATTACCAAGGTATGGCGAGAGTTGGAGAAATCGTTTAATTAAAGATAACATGATGATGTCTATTGATTCTTTTAATGTTGCTAATAGGCCACGTACCAAAATTGATGATTTGATTTATAAAGAGCCAAAGGGACGAGCATTACTAATCTGGCGAATATCACTAACCGTTGGCATTGTTTCAAGCGTCATAATTGTACTGTCCATCTTTAATGCTATGTTTAATTCTTAACGAGGAAACTATAGCAATTAAAATCTTGATTTCCCAAGATAACCGCCAAGACAAAATTGGAATTAAAAAAAATTAATCATCTAATCAAGATCCTACGCCAAGCAACACTAAAGCTACAGAGGATAAACTTGAAGACCATTGAATTGATTATTATTCATTTTCTAAAATAAGTAATAATCAATTATGTACGAAAATATGCATAGTGGGTATTATTTATCTTGGCGGGATAGCATGGTGATTAGCGATAAAAATCCTCCCTTTTTAGTGGAGTTTTCCTGTCATTATTGCGGATATAGAAGAATATTGTGCCAGCCACAACAGCGAGTGGTATTGCTGTCAGCAACATCAGTAAAATTGCCGTGTAATCTTGGTACATGATGATCCTAATTTGTTAAAGTTTAATCCTTGGAAATTTTTATTCGTAGCCATTGATTCATTTGAGCAGCCGAAAAGACTCGCTCTTTTAATTTTATTGTCTCAAGGTAGATAGCATTTGACGATTGGTTAGGTTTCATTATGAATGTAAGGCCATGAATGAGTGCATACATTTACGTTGTGATCTTTAATGAATAGTTCACATAATGATTCCTTGGATTGATTTATGTTCGAAAGTCATGTGTTATGGATTTATCTTAGGTATCATATTCTCCTTAATTGTTGATTATGAAATTGAGTAGCAGTTGAGGCTGTCCTTCACAGACTCGCTTTAGCTCTAGCAACACGACGGCCATCGAGAAAGGCTTCTAGGTCATGTTTCGCATTTCTCCAAGTTTTGAGACGTTCTAACGTTTGCTGTTCCATCCAATTTGCCTCTCCAGCAATCACACGAGCATAAAGTGCCCGCTCTGTTTTTGTTTCGAATCGAATCGTTCCACTGTCAAGTGGCTCATTAATGAAGTAATCCCAGTTCGGTTCAACCATCATGTTGAAAAGCTTCCTTCTCCATTTAACAAACTCTGGTGATTGGAGACTGTTGTATTACAAATGAGTCAGTGTTTTATATTTTACTGCTCAGCAGAAATTATTTTGCTGTACTGAATGCTGTCTAAATTTGAATCATATCTTCCCCATGAAGGAACCTCAAAATTGCTCTATCTGTAGCTACGGATAAGGTTTATCACTTTCGATTGGTGATACTGGTAAATCATCTCGGAGTCGTTGTTGGACTTTAGAATTCTTCTGGTTTTTGCTCCCATTTTTTTAGCCCTGGGCTGGGCTGGGTACAACATTGGCCGAGCCGCTCTAGGCCAAATTCAGCTAGCCATTCGCCAGTACAAGCAAAATACTTCAGACTGAAAAGAATACAATGAATTGGAAAGCATTTCTATTTTCGACTGCATACATTGTCATGTGTGTTGGTGTGTTGATTCTCGCTCGGCATGAATCTACGATTCAACCCGTTGGGCTCCTCATCGTAGCAATGGTCTTTACACCGCTCATCATTTCAATTGTTGGAGGACTTCGTCTAGACTCTTTGCCACTGATCAAGGCAAAAGAATCAAAGCTGGATTAGTGGTCATATTAGTCATTGTTCATTTTTAATCATATTGTCGAGCGTTTCTTCATCGACAAGTCTTGGTCTTAGCATTCGGTTTTTTTCTACAATAAAAAGCTCCTCTAGGTAACTAGAGGAGCTTTTGTCTTGCGAAAGCGCACACTAAATCTTGTATGGATTTTAGCTTACTTTGGCAGTATCCATTGTTTCTAATGCTTGAGATACACTTTTAAAGTTGAATCCCATACTGCGTAGTGCATGCCAAAAATGGCCTTGAAGGAAGAAGAATGCCAGATAGAAATGCGTATTGGCCAACCAGGCTCTTGCGGTGTGTCCATCGTTTAAGACTGCAGAAGTATCACTGAAGTATGGGGAGAATGCGAAATTGAGTTTCAAAGCCTCTCCATAAAACTCAACCGGATAGATCAGAGTGTTCTGTGCACACCAGATACTGGTCACAAATCCCATCAGTGCTATCCCTGCCAGTGAATAAGACAGGATTGCTTCACCGGAATAAATCAAAATCTTTTTGAATGGCCCAAATGGGCTTGAAATAATATGCCAAACCCCACCAATAGTGAGGATGAAAGCCAGAACGGCATGTCCTCCCATCACGTCCTCAAGGCTACTAATCGAGAGAAAATTCGTCTGATAGCCCCAGACCATGCCTAGATCAATGTTGGGCTCAACTTGGCGAACGGCACCGATTGCAGTGTCATAGATGCCATGGTGTTTGGCCCATTCAACAAATGCAATAACACCCAATCCAAGAAAGATCAGATGATGGCCAAGGATAAATGTGAGTTTCTTGGCGTCGTCCCATTCAAAGTGAAAGTTTTGTGCTCGTCCCTCTGCGACGGATAAGTCTTTCGGGGCTCTGAGCGTATGCCAAATACCTGCTGCTCCCAACACCGCGGAAGAGACCAAATGAAAGGCTGCAATTGCAATGTATGGCTCTGTATTGGCAATTGTTGCACTCGCGTCGAGGCCTAATCCTAAAGACGCCATATGAGGTAAAAGGATTAATCCTTGGTCTCCCATAGGCAATGCACTGTTGTAACGAGCCAACTCAAAGAGAGTGAATGCACCGGCCCAAAACATGATGAGGCCAGCATGGGCGGCATGCGCCGCAATAAACGAGCCAGATCGTTTGGCTACTCCTGAATTTCCTGCCCACCAGTCATAGCTGACTGATGAATTCCCATAGGATTGCATGTAAACAAACCATTGTGCTTCCACAGAGTACGAATTAGTAACCATTTAATTGACGGCTGTTTACACTACTTTTCCTCCCTGAATCATTGGTTCAGCATTTTTCGACAATTGATACATGTCGTGGCATCGAGTTTCACATTGGTTTTTTATCCTTTCTTTCGCTCTTTATCTGTAGGTGCTTTTTGGTACGTCTTGATATATCTATTCTTACAATTAACTTTGTTTTTTTATGCTGGTGAAGTCTTAGTTGTTTTCTTCATTGTTCCGTCCTTGCAGCTTGTTCGAGGTATTTCCTTGTTCCATTCACCACCAATCTCTTTTATGCTTCATGGTTTGCTGCTGGTATTCCTTTTATGCACTCATTTCGAGGTAGGTTGATTTTTAATTAACTATTAAATCCCGTCTCCCATTCCTTGAACAAAGCCCGTGCTTCTTTGGTCTTTGAGATGGAGGATAGGTGAGCAATTCGACAGCGCCACCATACTCCGTAGTTATCATATGCAAATTCTAAAAATGTAGGTTCATTCCATTTCTCGGGAAACGACTGCATGATTTTTAGTTTTTTCATTTCTACATTAGTTATCCATCTGCTCTTCGTTGCTGGCATTTGGTACTATTTATTTGCCATATATCACTATCTTGGTATCCAAATAACTCTTTTGCTTGTGATTTAATATTTTGCGTGATGTTTCTGGTTGCATCGCTTTCTTGCGACAATGATTCTTGTCGAGTTGTCAATGTCTTTATAATCTGGATTTCTATTGTTTCGGAGTTCTGCCCAAAACTGTGTGAAAAAGGCTCAAGCTTGAGTGGCTTCATTGCGGCTGAGGTTATTAATTGTTTTAGTCGTCAACAGTGATGTACCTCTTATTTCATGATCCTTAATGAGTCGATCAAATTGTCTGTTCAATCTTTGATACCCCCAGTTTAATCTCCGTTAAGAATGCCTTTCTGCGTCGCGGGCTTCCCTTGAGTTGCTGGCCCACTTTTTGGCGTTTTTTGGTCGTGATTTCTGCTTTAACCCGCTTGGCTGAGTAGAACGGAAAGAGGGCGGCAACTTTTGTTCGACTATTCCGCAATGAATGGCCTGATTGTTCGGGGGAACGCTGATAATTTGCCACCGCTCGTTTGTATTTGTGGCGGTTCGGCAACCGGTAAGACTCATTTTGCGAATGGTCTGGTGCGTCATCTTGAATCTCTTGGGCTTACGGCCCTTCCCTTGCACTGCGACAACTACTACCGAAGTCGGTACAAGCCTGATCCGATCGCTGGGTTTGACACCATCAATGCGATTGATACAGAGGCTCTTCTGGCCGATCTTCAAGCGGCAAGGAAGCGAACGCTCACCCGCTTACGTCGTTACGACATGGCCTCGCGCGTGGTCGATTACAAGCCCATTGATGAAAGTTTCCTCTCCGCTGGTTATGACCTGATTGTTGTGGAGGGTGCCTACGGACCTCAAGCCATCCTTCCTCGAATTTTGATCGATGTAGTGGTGTATCTCGAAACACCACTTTGGCGTCGTATTTGGCGACGACTTCGCCGTGATGTTCGTGAGCGTGGGCGTTCTCCGATCTCTGTGCTCCACCAAACGTTTTGGCAAATGCTTCCTGGGGAACGCCGCTTCATCGTTCCACTACGACAGCAGGCCCATGTTGTGGTGCGTGATCCTGTTAAAGGTTGCCGTGCGGTTTTGGCGCGGATCACCGGTCACGGCTAACAACGAGTCAGGTGGTTTTGATTATGGCCTCGTACACGATCAGCATCGAAGGTGGTAGTAGCTTCGATTGCGAAGACGACGTCTACATTCTCGATGCCGCTGATGCGGCGGGTGTCGACTTGCCATCCTCCTGTCGAGCCGGTGCCTGTTCAACGTGCGCTGGAAAAATTCTCACCGGGTCTGTCGACCAATCCGATC
The DNA window shown above is from Synechococcus sp. CC9902 and carries:
- a CDS encoding DUF3303 domain-containing protein yields the protein MQHYLIVWNFPTVKGSWEACPSFAGYINSGGPGDHFEGFELKYRVCDPIGGKGMAIAVAADIGKVWAHLAPWIEGFGIHFDVTPVVSDAEFAAMWPGVQASAASA
- a CDS encoding cupin domain-containing protein; this encodes MIEELFTASRTPGGQVVSYPEGTPEMRVYRITIPVGAKIPLHIHPSPVVVVVEKGRLSNVRIIDGVEVSETLESGEGFLEGHPAEPHYVINRGKRPVVSLVTFASVEGMPNQIQLRP
- a CDS encoding 2Fe-2S iron-sulfur cluster-binding protein; this encodes MSAFKITMHTPKGLQIFECQDDEYILDAAEQAGFDMAYSCRAGACSSCVGKILEGTVDQSDQSFLDDDQIEQGYSLLCVAYATSNLTIKTECEEELW
- a CDS encoding high light inducible protein gives rise to the protein MDDAKFGFSSFAEQWNGRLAMMGFIIGLGTELLTGQSILHQIGLG
- a CDS encoding phycobilisome rod-core linker polypeptide; this encodes MKNLSSSKRLDFDYLTQNSRVETIYPFSIDSRREISENSSAELIEKCYRQIFFHSMNSDRDLFLESQFKSGSIEIRDFIRGLLLSDRFYRGYVACNNNERLVEQVIGRVLGRPIYSIRERLSWSILIADRGFTYFVDTILESNEYMQRFGYDEVPRQVNRILPGKEIGEMPIYQRLPRYGESWRNRLIKDNMMMSIDSFNVANRPRTKIDDLIYKEPKGRALLIWRISLTVGIVSSVIIVLSIFNAMFNS
- a CDS encoding photosystem II protein Y codes for the protein MDFRILLVFAPIFLALGWAGYNIGRAALGQIQLAIRQYKQNTSD
- a CDS encoding chlorophyll a/b binding light-harvesting protein, with translation MQSYGNSSVSYDWWAGNSGVAKRSGSFIAAHAAHAGLIMFWAGAFTLFELARYNSALPMGDQGLILLPHMASLGLGLDASATIANTEPYIAIAAFHLVSSAVLGAAGIWHTLRAPKDLSVAEGRAQNFHFEWDDAKKLTFILGHHLIFLGLGVIAFVEWAKHHGIYDTAIGAVRQVEPNIDLGMVWGYQTNFLSISSLEDVMGGHAVLAFILTIGGVWHIISSPFGPFKKILIYSGEAILSYSLAGIALMGFVTSIWCAQNTLIYPVEFYGEALKLNFAFSPYFSDTSAVLNDGHTARAWLANTHFYLAFFFLQGHFWHALRSMGFNFKSVSQALETMDTAKVS
- a CDS encoding uridine kinase family protein, whose protein sequence is MNGLIVRGNADNLPPLVCICGGSATGKTHFANGLVRHLESLGLTALPLHCDNYYRSRYKPDPIAGFDTINAIDTEALLADLQAARKRTLTRLRRYDMASRVVDYKPIDESFLSAGYDLIVVEGAYGPQAILPRILIDVVVYLETPLWRRIWRRLRRDVRERGRSPISVLHQTFWQMLPGERRFIVPLRQQAHVVVRDPVKGCRAVLARITGHG
- a CDS encoding 2Fe-2S iron-sulfur cluster-binding protein, which translates into the protein MASYTISIEGGSSFDCEDDVYILDAADAAGVDLPSSCRAGACSTCAGKILTGSVDQSDQSFLDDDQMGQGYALLCVSYPTANCTIQSDSQNDFN